In one window of Chryseobacterium viscerum DNA:
- a CDS encoding YeeE/YedE family protein has product MLEIIKEPWPWYIAGPLIGLTVPALLVMGNKSFGISSSLRHICAACIPANVNFFKYDWKKEAWNLFFVLGIFFGGMIAANFLLNPNAITVNPSLKAELAGYGITDYSNLVPGQLMNFESLLTWRGFITMVVGGFLVGFGTRYAGGCTSGHAIMGLSNLQWPSLVATICFMIGGFLMANLILPVILSL; this is encoded by the coding sequence ATGTTGGAGATTATAAAAGAACCGTGGCCATGGTATATTGCAGGTCCATTAATTGGTCTTACCGTTCCTGCTTTATTAGTGATGGGGAATAAATCCTTTGGAATCAGTTCCTCGCTTAGGCATATCTGCGCAGCCTGTATACCTGCCAATGTAAACTTTTTCAAATACGACTGGAAAAAAGAAGCCTGGAATTTATTTTTTGTCCTGGGAATTTTCTTCGGTGGAATGATTGCTGCCAATTTTTTGCTTAATCCAAATGCAATAACAGTAAATCCCAGTCTGAAAGCCGAACTGGCAGGCTACGGAATCACAGATTACAGTAATCTGGTTCCGGGACAGCTGATGAACTTTGAAAGCCTGTTGACCTGGAGAGGGTTTATCACAATGGTTGTTGGAGGTTTTTTAGTAGGTTTTGGAACAAGATACGCAGGAGGATGTACCAGCGGGCATGCAATCATGGGGCTTTCCAATTTGCAGTGGCCTTCTTTAGTGGCAACAATCTGCTTTATGATAGGTGGCTTTTTAATGGCCAATCTTATTCTGCCAGTGATCCTTTC
- a CDS encoding MBL fold metallo-hydrolase has translation MKIEQIYTGCLAQGAYYITSAGEAAIIDPLRETQPYINRLEEDGVQLKYIFETHFHADFVSGHLDLSHKTGAPVVYGPTANPEFEAIIAENEQIFEIGDIKIKVLHTPGHTLESSCYLLIDENGVEKALFSGDTLFLGDVGRPDLAQKGTNMTQEELAGLLYDSLYHKILPLHDDIIVYPAHGAGSACGKNMQKETVDTLGNQKSTNYALNQKDRQSFIKEVTDGLLPPPAYFGMNVMMNKKGYSSFDEVLSQGLHALSPEQFEEIAEASGALILDVRNNSEFAKGFIPQSINIGLDGDFAPWVGALIADVNQSILLVTEKGTEEEAVTRLSRVGFDHILGFLDGGFKAWEKSGKETDIVNRISAEQFETEIKEKEAEIIDIRKESEYNAEHIHEAYSMPLAYINEWINRLQPEEHFYMHCGSGYRSTMAASILQARGYRNFTEIEGGFKAIASTTNIPTSDFVCQTKILNKLD, from the coding sequence ATGAAAATAGAACAGATTTATACAGGATGCCTGGCACAGGGAGCTTACTATATCACTTCAGCCGGAGAAGCGGCCATCATTGATCCTTTAAGGGAAACACAACCTTATATCAACAGATTAGAAGAAGATGGAGTACAGTTGAAATACATTTTTGAGACCCATTTTCATGCTGATTTTGTCAGCGGGCATCTTGATTTAAGCCATAAAACAGGTGCCCCGGTTGTGTATGGACCGACCGCAAATCCTGAGTTTGAAGCTATTATTGCAGAAAATGAGCAGATATTTGAAATAGGTGATATTAAAATTAAAGTTCTTCATACACCTGGGCACACTCTTGAGAGCTCATGCTATCTCCTGATTGATGAAAATGGCGTTGAAAAAGCACTTTTTAGCGGTGATACTTTATTCCTTGGAGATGTAGGCCGTCCGGATCTGGCACAGAAGGGAACGAATATGACTCAGGAAGAACTGGCAGGACTTTTATACGACAGTTTATACCATAAAATCTTGCCTTTACATGATGATATTATTGTATATCCTGCTCATGGAGCCGGCTCTGCCTGTGGTAAAAATATGCAGAAAGAAACGGTAGATACCCTGGGAAATCAGAAAAGTACGAATTATGCTTTGAATCAAAAAGACAGACAGAGTTTTATAAAAGAAGTAACAGATGGACTTTTACCTCCTCCTGCTTATTTTGGAATGAATGTGATGATGAATAAAAAAGGATACAGCAGCTTTGATGAAGTGCTTTCACAGGGACTACATGCACTGTCTCCGGAACAGTTTGAGGAAATTGCTGAAGCTTCAGGAGCTTTAATTTTAGATGTAAGAAACAACAGTGAATTTGCCAAAGGTTTTATCCCCCAATCAATAAATATAGGTCTGGACGGTGATTTTGCCCCTTGGGTGGGTGCTTTAATTGCTGATGTGAACCAATCTATTCTTCTGGTAACGGAAAAAGGAACTGAAGAAGAAGCTGTAACAAGATTAAGCAGAGTAGGATTTGATCATATTTTAGGGTTTTTGGATGGTGGTTTTAAAGCCTGGGAAAAGAGCGGAAAAGAAACAGACATTGTTAACCGTATTTCTGCAGAGCAGTTTGAAACCGAAATCAAAGAAAAAGAAGCAGAAATCATTGATATAAGAAAAGAAAGTGAATATAATGCAGAACATATTCATGAAGCCTACAGCATGCCTTTAGCATATATTAATGAATGGATTAATCGTTTACAGCCGGAAGAACACTTTTATATGCATTGCGGAAGCGGATACAGAAGCACCATGGCCGCAAGCATCCTTCAGGCAAGAGGTTACAGGAATTTTACAGAAATTGAAGGAGGATTTAAAGCCATTGCATCCACAACAAATATTCCTACAAGTGATTTTGTGTGTCAGACTAAAATTTTAAATAAATTAGATTAA
- a CDS encoding sulfite exporter TauE/SafE family protein yields the protein MEIIGYAAAVLIGVSLGLIGGGGSILTVPVLVYLFGVDVFLATEYSLFIVGVSSLVGSMSYFKKGLVDFKMALIFGIPSVVSIFLTRIYLLPFIPEEVIKIQNFTITRDIFLLLIFAGLMILASYKMIKSNVSERTTDKNNALLAAGQGVIVGVLTGLVGAGGGFMIIPALVNLLKIPMKMAIGTSLVIISLNSLIGFFSSVNHVKIEWGLLISIATIAIAGIIIGLQLSKKVDGKKLKPAFGWFILIMGIYIITKEIFF from the coding sequence ATGGAAATTATAGGGTATGCAGCAGCAGTTTTAATCGGGGTGTCACTCGGTCTGATCGGAGGTGGCGGAAGTATTCTCACCGTTCCCGTTCTGGTTTATCTCTTTGGAGTTGATGTCTTTCTGGCAACGGAATATTCCCTTTTTATAGTGGGAGTAAGCAGTTTGGTGGGATCAATGTCATATTTTAAAAAAGGTTTGGTCGATTTTAAAATGGCGTTGATATTCGGAATTCCTTCTGTGGTTTCCATCTTTCTGACCAGAATATATCTTCTCCCTTTCATTCCGGAAGAGGTAATTAAAATACAGAACTTTACCATCACCAGAGACATTTTTTTATTATTGATTTTTGCTGGACTGATGATTCTGGCTTCTTATAAAATGATAAAAAGCAATGTTTCAGAAAGGACTACAGATAAGAATAATGCTTTGCTGGCAGCTGGGCAGGGGGTTATTGTAGGTGTTCTAACCGGATTGGTAGGTGCAGGAGGTGGTTTTATGATTATTCCGGCATTGGTCAATCTTTTAAAAATTCCAATGAAGATGGCGATTGGAACTTCTTTAGTCATTATTTCCTTGAATTCTTTGATAGGCTTCTTCTCTTCTGTAAATCACGTAAAAATAGAATGGGGGCTATTGATTTCTATTGCCACAATTGCCATTGCAGGAATTATAATAGGTTTACAATTATCAAAAAAGGTAGATGGCAAAAAGCTGAAACCTGCATTCGGATGGTTTATCCTGATCATGGGTATTTATATTATCACCAAAGAAATATTCTTTTAA
- a CDS encoding Crp/Fnr family transcriptional regulator, translating into MQNNTILSSEFSSPDLVEKLYQYGTTKNYHEGDIILDENASIRSIPIVMKGMLKVIRTEEDGREILLYYIKAGESCIMSFLGGMHNEKSIVKAEIEEDAEILFLPVDKVSLFIKEHPEWLDYIFRLYHKRFEELLDIINAIAFKKIDERLLNLLQKKSELTHSETINTTHEQLANELGTARVVVSRLLKQLEEDGKLKLGRNKITLLKTLNP; encoded by the coding sequence ATGCAGAACAATACCATACTTTCTTCCGAATTTTCATCACCGGACCTGGTAGAAAAGCTGTATCAATATGGTACAACCAAAAACTACCATGAAGGAGATATCATATTAGATGAAAATGCTTCCATCCGTTCTATTCCTATTGTGATGAAAGGAATGCTGAAGGTCATCAGGACTGAAGAAGACGGGCGTGAAATTTTACTGTACTACATCAAAGCGGGAGAGAGCTGTATCATGTCTTTTCTTGGTGGAATGCATAACGAAAAAAGCATCGTAAAAGCCGAGATTGAGGAAGATGCTGAAATCCTTTTTCTTCCTGTAGACAAAGTGTCTTTATTTATCAAGGAACACCCGGAATGGTTAGACTATATTTTCAGATTATATCATAAAAGATTTGAAGAACTATTGGATATCATCAATGCCATTGCTTTCAAAAAAATAGATGAAAGACTGTTGAATCTGCTTCAGAAAAAATCTGAACTTACCCATTCTGAAACCATCAACACAACTCATGAACAGCTTGCGAATGAATTGGGAACGGCAAGAGTAGTAGTTTCCAGACTTCTCAAGCAACTGGAAGAAGACGGAAAACTAAAGCTTGGCAGAAACAAAATTACCCTCCTGAAAACCCTCAATCCATAA
- a CDS encoding glycoside hydrolase family 20 protein, with protein sequence MIRTFLVFFVLISNVIFAQNKLNIIPYPQKVQLSQGEFVIPKTFVLSGDLPKEETENFKKQIGSHLEFQYAQKGGGIHLTNSIIPPASKAETEQKKEYYSIEISPKQIHIKSYTKQGYFLALQTLIQIIEQYKDGKKIPAMTIEDQPKFAWRGMHLDVCRHFFTVEEVKQYIDYLAMYKLNTFHWHLTDDQGWRIEIKKYPKLTQIGSKRKESMIGAYVDNTFDGKPYGPYFYTQEQIKEVVKYAQDRHITVVPEIEMPGHALAALSAYPELACTKGPFEPATKWGVFDDVFCPKDETFTFLENVLDEVIKLFPSQYIHIGGDECPKTRWKECAHCQELIKKNNLKDEHGLQSYFIHRIEKYVNSKGRKIIGWDEILEGGLAPNAAVMSWTGVNGGIEAAKSKHFAVMTPGAYCYFDHYQGDPQSEPNAFGGFTPLDKVYSYNPIPSELTSEQAKYIMGVQANLWTEYILDFKQVQYMIFPRLMALSEVGWGTSDPKNYKEFENRVINQFKVLDKMKVNYAKSIYNITGKVIPSNNGIAYELSTSQNSNGIRYTLDGTDPSINSKTYEKMVQIPNSLTIKSAYFEDGQLKSAVSTQQFTISKTTGKSISLEQQPSENYSFGGAFTLVDGIIGNVKQLGKTWLGFQGKDVVATIDFGQKTAFSEVYFNILENKGSWIHLAKSAKIFVSDDNKNFKMIKEIAAAEIQNTKGKIRLNVGTQNAKYLKVSIENAGIIPAGNPGADSKAWLFVDEIGVN encoded by the coding sequence ATGATACGGACTTTTTTAGTATTTTTTGTATTGATTTCAAACGTAATTTTTGCTCAAAATAAATTGAATATAATTCCTTACCCTCAAAAAGTTCAACTTTCACAGGGAGAGTTTGTAATCCCTAAAACTTTTGTATTAAGTGGTGATCTCCCGAAAGAGGAGACAGAAAATTTCAAAAAACAAATAGGCTCTCACTTAGAATTTCAATATGCTCAGAAGGGTGGCGGGATTCATTTAACGAATTCGATAATTCCTCCCGCTTCAAAAGCAGAAACTGAGCAGAAGAAAGAATACTATTCAATAGAAATCTCTCCAAAGCAAATTCATATTAAGTCTTATACTAAACAAGGATATTTTCTGGCTCTTCAAACTTTAATTCAGATTATTGAACAGTATAAAGATGGTAAGAAAATTCCAGCAATGACAATTGAAGATCAGCCAAAATTTGCTTGGCGTGGAATGCACCTGGATGTGTGCCGTCATTTTTTCACGGTGGAAGAGGTGAAGCAGTATATCGACTATCTGGCGATGTATAAACTGAATACTTTTCACTGGCATTTAACAGATGATCAGGGATGGAGAATTGAAATTAAAAAATATCCAAAACTGACTCAGATAGGTTCAAAACGTAAAGAATCCATGATCGGGGCTTATGTTGACAATACATTTGACGGAAAGCCTTACGGACCTTATTTTTATACTCAGGAACAAATAAAAGAGGTGGTAAAATATGCTCAGGACAGACATATCACAGTAGTTCCGGAAATCGAAATGCCGGGGCATGCTTTAGCCGCATTATCTGCATATCCTGAGTTGGCCTGTACAAAAGGGCCTTTTGAACCTGCTACAAAATGGGGTGTTTTTGATGATGTTTTCTGCCCGAAAGATGAAACATTTACATTCCTGGAGAATGTTTTGGATGAAGTGATCAAGTTATTCCCATCCCAATACATTCATATTGGCGGTGACGAGTGTCCGAAGACGAGATGGAAAGAATGTGCACACTGTCAGGAATTGATTAAGAAAAACAATTTAAAAGATGAGCATGGCTTACAAAGCTATTTTATTCATAGAATTGAAAAATACGTCAACAGCAAAGGCCGAAAAATTATTGGCTGGGACGAAATTTTGGAAGGAGGATTGGCCCCTAATGCCGCTGTAATGAGCTGGACTGGTGTAAACGGTGGTATTGAAGCAGCAAAATCAAAACACTTTGCCGTAATGACTCCCGGAGCATACTGTTATTTTGACCATTATCAGGGAGATCCGCAGTCTGAGCCTAATGCTTTTGGTGGTTTTACTCCTTTAGACAAAGTATATTCTTACAATCCTATTCCTTCCGAACTGACTTCCGAACAGGCCAAATATATCATGGGAGTTCAGGCTAACTTATGGACAGAATATATTTTAGACTTTAAACAGGTGCAATATATGATCTTCCCAAGATTAATGGCACTTTCTGAAGTAGGTTGGGGAACATCAGACCCTAAAAATTATAAAGAATTTGAAAACAGGGTGATCAATCAGTTTAAAGTTCTGGATAAGATGAAGGTGAACTATGCAAAAAGCATTTATAATATCACCGGAAAAGTAATTCCCTCAAATAATGGGATTGCTTATGAACTGTCTACCTCACAGAACTCAAACGGAATCAGATATACTTTAGACGGAACAGATCCTTCGATCAACTCTAAAACTTATGAGAAAATGGTTCAGATTCCTAATTCTTTAACGATAAAATCAGCTTATTTTGAAGATGGCCAGCTGAAAAGTGCTGTTTCTACCCAGCAATTTACCATTTCAAAAACTACTGGGAAAAGCATAAGTCTTGAACAGCAGCCAAGTGAAAATTATTCTTTTGGAGGTGCTTTTACTTTGGTAGATGGTATTATCGGAAATGTAAAACAGCTTGGTAAAACATGGCTTGGCTTCCAGGGTAAAGATGTTGTGGCAACCATAGATTTTGGTCAGAAAACAGCTTTTTCAGAAGTTTATTTCAATATTCTAGAAAATAAAGGAAGCTGGATTCACCTTGCAAAATCTGCGAAAATTTTCGTTTCTGATGATAATAAGAATTTTAAAATGATCAAGGAAATTGCGGCTGCAGAAATTCAAAATACCAAAGGAAAAATCAGATTGAATGTGGGAACACAGAATGCAAAATACCTGAAAGTAAGCATTGAAAATGCTGGAATCATTCCGGCAGGAAATCCTGGAGCAGATTCAAAGGCATGGCTGTTTGTAGATGAAATTGGCGTAAATTAG
- a CDS encoding DUF4197 domain-containing protein, translated as MKKNFFLIAGLLFSMSTQAQLLDIIKSTVKDKTGVDLNVPVKNNGTKTTTATTTSSQNTKSSANLGNLTSTQISSGLKEALSMGVTDGVKKLAITDGFFKNEAVKILMPEKLRKIDTTLRSIGMGSLADEGVKLLNRAAEDAVTEAAPIFTNAITSMTITDAKNILLGSNNAATSYLQGKTQSQLFSAFQPKVKASLGKVGADTLWKNLISKYNTFTGQSVTTDLNEYVTTETINGVFKMVADKESGIRNTPAMRTTSILQKVFGAQDGK; from the coding sequence ATGAAAAAAAACTTTTTTCTTATAGCCGGATTATTATTCTCAATGTCTACACAGGCACAACTTTTAGATATCATAAAATCTACCGTTAAAGATAAAACAGGCGTAGACCTGAATGTTCCTGTAAAAAATAACGGGACTAAAACCACTACTGCAACAACAACTTCCAGTCAAAATACTAAATCTTCTGCCAATCTTGGAAACCTTACCTCCACCCAGATTTCTTCAGGATTAAAAGAAGCCTTAAGCATGGGAGTAACGGATGGAGTCAAAAAACTGGCTATTACAGATGGTTTTTTCAAAAATGAAGCAGTAAAAATTTTAATGCCTGAAAAATTAAGAAAGATCGATACCACGTTACGTTCTATCGGTATGGGAAGTCTTGCTGATGAAGGCGTAAAATTATTAAACAGAGCTGCTGAAGATGCCGTAACAGAAGCTGCTCCTATTTTCACCAATGCTATTACTTCTATGACCATTACGGATGCCAAGAATATTTTATTGGGCAGTAACAACGCAGCAACAAGTTATCTTCAGGGAAAAACCCAATCTCAGCTGTTCAGTGCTTTTCAGCCTAAAGTAAAAGCATCATTAGGAAAAGTAGGTGCTGATACACTTTGGAAAAATCTGATTTCAAAATACAATACTTTTACAGGACAGTCTGTAACCACAGATCTTAACGAATATGTTACTACAGAAACCATCAACGGTGTATTCAAAATGGTAGCCGATAAAGAAAGCGGCATCAGAAATACACCTGCAATGAGAACAACGAGCATTTTGCAGAAGGTGTTTGGGGCGCAGGATGGGAAATAA
- a CDS encoding CoA transferase subunit B: MLTKEQIAKRISKELKDRYYVNLGIGIPTLVANYVPEGISVEFQSENGVLGMGPFPFAGEEDADIINAGKQTITILEGGSFFDSAFSFGMIRGQKVDLTILGAMEVSENGDIANWKIPGKMVKGMGGAMDLVASAENIIVAMMHVNKAGESKILKKCTLPLTGVNCVKKVVTELAVLDVTPAGFKLMERAPGVSVEDIIKATEADLIIEGEIPEMQF; this comes from the coding sequence ATGCTTACAAAAGAACAAATTGCCAAAAGAATTTCAAAAGAACTGAAAGATCGTTATTATGTAAACCTGGGAATTGGGATTCCTACTTTGGTTGCCAACTATGTTCCGGAAGGTATTTCCGTAGAATTCCAGAGTGAGAACGGAGTTTTGGGAATGGGGCCTTTCCCTTTCGCGGGAGAAGAAGATGCTGATATCATCAATGCCGGAAAACAGACTATTACTATTCTGGAAGGAGGTTCATTCTTCGATTCTGCCTTCAGTTTCGGGATGATCCGTGGTCAGAAAGTAGACCTTACCATCCTTGGAGCAATGGAAGTTTCAGAAAACGGAGATATTGCCAACTGGAAAATTCCCGGAAAAATGGTGAAAGGAATGGGTGGTGCTATGGACCTTGTAGCTTCTGCTGAAAATATTATCGTTGCAATGATGCACGTAAACAAAGCAGGAGAAAGCAAAATCCTTAAAAAATGTACACTTCCTTTAACTGGTGTAAACTGTGTGAAAAAAGTAGTTACTGAATTAGCTGTTCTGGATGTAACTCCGGCAGGTTTCAAACTGATGGAAAGAGCACCGGGAGTTTCAGTAGAAGATATTATAAAAGCCACAGAAGCAGATCTGATCATTGAAGGAGAAATTCCTGAAATGCAGTTCTAA
- a CDS encoding ABC transporter ATP-binding protein, whose amino-acid sequence MKILFKYLKPYQWLIIISLFLATINQVFSLFAPAITGNILDQLVTHPNFFDKEKLLPRNLNEYLYGSSVYHGAFYFLGLLIGTAMVSRIAKAFQDYVVSVITQKFGAKIFTDGLKHSMALPFQEFEDQRSGETLSILTKVREDTVKFITNFINIFFGILVSIIFVSVYAIRLHWSIMPVYICGIFFIAIVTNLLSKRIKVIQKNIVSETTALAGSTTESLRNIEIVKSLGLTNQEVIRLNNNTYKILGLELRKVKSIRSLSFIQGTMVNFLQQMITLTLLYLIFKNIVTPGQYLSLMFYGFFIFGPMQEIGNIIISYREAEASLQNFDRLMKKEVEEKPLHPKQIGAIEELEFKHVSFKHQSAQYKALNNISFDLKNGETIAFVGPSGSGKSTLVKLLVGLYRPQEGNIFYNGINGKEFDFDELRNQIGFVTQDTQLFAGTIKENLLFVNPAATEQELAAALQKSSCTALLERAEKGIETVIGEGGLKLSGGEKQRIAIARALLRKPHLLIFDEATSALDSITEEEITTTIKDISKEREQITVLIAHRLSTIMHADKIYVLERGQVVETGSHANLIDEKGLYYAMWRQQIGERKTLTPQA is encoded by the coding sequence ATGAAAATACTTTTCAAATATCTTAAACCTTATCAGTGGCTGATTATCATTTCTTTATTTTTGGCTACGATCAATCAGGTTTTCTCTTTATTTGCCCCGGCTATTACAGGAAATATTCTGGACCAGCTGGTCACCCACCCCAACTTTTTTGATAAAGAAAAACTATTGCCCAGAAACCTGAATGAGTATTTATATGGAAGCTCTGTATACCACGGTGCTTTTTATTTCCTTGGGCTGCTTATCGGAACGGCTATGGTGAGTAGAATTGCCAAGGCTTTTCAGGATTATGTGGTAAGTGTTATTACCCAAAAGTTCGGAGCAAAAATATTTACAGACGGTTTAAAGCATTCCATGGCATTGCCTTTTCAGGAATTTGAAGATCAGAGGAGTGGTGAAACCCTATCCATTTTAACAAAAGTAAGAGAAGACACTGTAAAATTTATCACGAATTTCATTAATATTTTCTTCGGAATTCTGGTGAGTATTATTTTCGTTTCGGTATATGCAATCCGTTTGCATTGGTCTATTATGCCGGTTTATATCTGTGGGATTTTCTTTATCGCCATTGTCACCAATTTATTAAGTAAGAGAATAAAAGTGATACAGAAAAATATTGTTTCAGAAACTACAGCTTTAGCCGGAAGTACTACAGAAAGTTTAAGAAACATTGAAATTGTGAAAAGTTTAGGATTGACAAACCAGGAAGTGATCCGTTTAAATAACAATACTTATAAGATCCTTGGTCTTGAACTGAGAAAGGTGAAAAGCATCCGTTCTCTAAGTTTTATCCAGGGAACGATGGTGAATTTTCTTCAGCAGATGATTACCCTGACTTTATTGTATTTAATTTTTAAAAATATTGTGACTCCGGGGCAGTATCTATCCTTAATGTTTTATGGTTTCTTTATTTTCGGGCCGATGCAGGAAATCGGGAACATCATTATTTCTTATCGTGAAGCAGAAGCTTCTCTTCAGAATTTTGACCGTTTAATGAAAAAGGAGGTAGAAGAAAAACCTCTTCATCCGAAACAAATTGGTGCTATTGAAGAACTGGAATTCAAACACGTTTCTTTCAAACATCAATCTGCTCAGTATAAAGCTCTAAATAATATTTCTTTTGATCTCAAAAACGGAGAAACTATTGCTTTTGTAGGGCCTAGTGGTTCCGGAAAAAGCACACTGGTAAAACTGCTGGTTGGGCTGTACAGACCTCAGGAAGGGAATATTTTTTACAATGGAATTAATGGGAAGGAATTTGATTTTGATGAACTGAGAAATCAAATTGGTTTTGTAACTCAGGATACTCAATTATTTGCAGGAACTATTAAAGAAAACCTTCTTTTTGTAAATCCTGCGGCTACTGAACAGGAACTGGCTGCTGCTTTACAGAAATCGAGCTGTACAGCATTGCTGGAAAGGGCAGAAAAAGGAATTGAAACAGTGATTGGTGAAGGCGGTCTGAAGCTGAGTGGCGGTGAAAAACAAAGAATTGCCATTGCAAGAGCTCTTTTGAGAAAACCTCATCTGTTGATCTTTGATGAAGCAACTTCCGCACTCGATAGTATTACGGAAGAAGAAATTACCACGACTATTAAAGACATTTCCAAAGAAAGAGAACAAATCACCGTTCTTATTGCACATCGTTTAAGTACGATTATGCATGCCGATAAAATCTATGTTCTTGAACGAGGACAGGTTGTAGAAACAGGTTCCCACGCCAATCTTATTGACGAAAAAGGGCTTTACTACGCTATGTGGAGACAACAGATCGGAGAAAGAAAAACTCTTACTCCTCAAGCATAA
- a CDS encoding CoA transferase subunit A: MIDKRVKNAKEAIEGINDGMTLMLGGFGLCGIPENSINALVESDVKDLTCISNNAGVDDFGLGLLLHKRQIKKMISSYVGENAEFERQMLSGELDVELTPQGTLAEKCRAAQAGIPAFYTPAGYGTEVAEGKEVKEFKGKPHILEHAYDADFSIVKAWKGDHAGNLIFKGSARNFNHPMAGAAKITIAEVEELVEPGQLDPNEIHIPGIMIQRIFQGEKFEKRIEQRTVRTKE, encoded by the coding sequence ATGATAGATAAAAGAGTAAAAAATGCAAAGGAGGCCATCGAAGGAATTAATGATGGAATGACACTGATGCTTGGCGGATTCGGACTTTGCGGTATTCCGGAAAACTCAATCAATGCTTTGGTAGAAAGCGATGTGAAAGATCTTACCTGTATTTCAAACAATGCAGGAGTAGATGATTTCGGATTAGGATTATTGCTTCACAAAAGACAGATTAAGAAAATGATCTCTTCTTATGTAGGAGAAAATGCTGAATTTGAAAGACAGATGCTTTCAGGTGAACTGGATGTAGAACTTACTCCGCAAGGGACTTTAGCTGAAAAATGCAGAGCTGCTCAGGCAGGAATTCCGGCTTTTTACACACCTGCAGGTTACGGAACTGAAGTAGCAGAAGGAAAAGAAGTAAAAGAATTCAAAGGGAAGCCTCATATCCTGGAGCATGCGTATGATGCAGATTTTTCTATTGTAAAAGCATGGAAAGGAGATCATGCAGGAAACCTTATCTTCAAAGGATCTGCAAGAAATTTCAATCATCCTATGGCAGGTGCTGCGAAGATCACGATTGCCGAAGTAGAAGAATTGGTAGAACCGGGACAATTGGATCCAAACGAAATTCATATTCCGGGAATCATGATTCAAAGAATTTTCCAGGGAGAAAAATTTGAAAAAAGAATTGAGCAGAGAACAGTAAGAACTAAAGAATAA